One segment of Kogia breviceps isolate mKogBre1 chromosome 14, mKogBre1 haplotype 1, whole genome shotgun sequence DNA contains the following:
- the POLR3K gene encoding DNA-directed RNA polymerase III subunit RPC10, translating into MLLFCPGCGNGLIVEEGQRCHRFACNTCPYVHNVTRKVTNRKYPKLKEVDDVLGGAAAWENVDSTAEPCPKCEHPRAYFMQLQTRSADEPMTTFYKCCNAQCGHRWRD; encoded by the exons ATGCTGCTTTTCTGCCCGGGCTGCGGGAACGGGCTGATCGTGGAGGAGGGGCAGCGCTGCCACCGCTTCGCTTGCAACACCTGCCCCTACGTGCACAACGTCACCCGCAAG GTAACAAATCGGAAGTATCCAAAGCTGAAAGAAGTGGATGATGTGCTTGGTGGAGCAGCTGCCTGGGAGAATGTTGACTCTACTGCAG AGCCGTGTCCCAAATGCGAACACCCTCGTGCCTATTTCATGCAGCTTCAGACCCGCTCTGCAGACGAGCCCATGACCACCTTCTACAAGTGCTGCAATGCTCAGTGTGGACATCGCTGGCGGGACTAG
- the SNRNP25 gene encoding U11/U12 small nuclear ribonucleoprotein 25 kDa protein — protein MVVQDPLLCDLPIQVTLEEVNSQIALEYGQAMTVRVCKMDGEVMPVVVVQNATVLDLKKAIQRYVQLRQEREGGIQHISWSYVWRTYHLISAGEKLAEDQKKLRDYGIRNRDEVSFIKKLRQK, from the exons ATGGTGGTACAGGACCCGCTGCTCTGCGACCTTCCGATCCAG GTTACTTTGGAAGAGGTCAATTCCCAAATAGCACTAGAATACGGCCAAGCAATGACAGTCCGAGTGTGCAAGATGGATGGAGAAGTTATGC CTGTGGTTGTAGTCCAGAACGCCACGGTCCTGGACCTGAAGAAGGCCATCCAGAGATACGTGCAGCTCAGGCAGGAGCGCGAAGGAGGCATTCAGCACATCAGCTG GTCCTATGTGTGGAGGACGTACCACCTGATCTCTGCAGGAGAGAAGCTCGCAGAGGACCAGAAGAAGCTCCGAGA TTACGGTATCCGGAACCGGGATGAGGTGTCCTTCATCAAAAAGCTGAGACAAAAGTGA